In Flavobacterium piscisymbiosum, the sequence AAAGTTTGAATGGTACTGTTATTACAAAAAAAGGAGATAAAGATATCACTTATAGATCTATTTTATTCCCATACTTCAATGGTCATTTTTATGATCAATTAGGAACAAGTATCATTTTTGGAACAAAAGTAGATCAATTGGGAACTAAAATATTTTTGCCTTTTGAATTGAAAAATAGTTTAGAGAAAACTACTTATCAGAACCAATCATTAGCTGCTAAAAGTAACACTCTACTTAGCTTTGAAAAAGAAACCCCGAGTTCATGGTGGAACAACGTTTATACTTATCTTTTTATACTTGCCTTTATAGTTTTGGCACATAATAAAATAGTGGATAAAATCTATCTTTTAATTTTAACTTTAATAGGAACCTTTTTTGTTTTTATGGGATTTTATTCATTTCACCACGAACTGGCGATGAATTATAATGTGCTTTTATTTAGCCCATTATTATTGATTTTACTTCTTTTTTCAGTTATCAAAAACAAAAGATGGACGTATCGATTTGCAGTTCTGCATCTATTGTTTTTAATCGTTTATGCTATTTTCATGATCAACAAAGCACATTTCCTGATTGTTTTACCAATGATTATTACAAGCGGGTTTGTTTTAGTGAGAATTGCTATTCGAAATAAAAAACGTATTCCGATTATTA encodes:
- a CDS encoding DUF4105 domain-containing protein, with protein sequence MKKSIFQKTLFILLLLLSFIGFSQNLSLSKDAKISVLTCGLGNETYSYFGHTAIRVADPGNNIDVVYNYGAFDFRTPNFVAKFAKGDLQYFVIVHSFPEFIEEYNNEKRSVFEQELLIAQDAKQRLFDNLNTTLASEDRFYTYKFIDKNCTSMVVDIINKSLNGTVITKKGDKDITYRSILFPYFNGHFYDQLGTSIIFGTKVDQLGTKIFLPFELKNSLEKTTYQNQSLAAKSNTLLSFEKETPSSWWNNVYTYLFILAFIVLAHNKIVDKIYLLILTLIGTFFVFMGFYSFHHELAMNYNVLLFSPLLLILLLFSVIKNKRWTYRFAVLHLLFLIVYAIFMINKAHFLIVLPMIITSGFVLVRIAIRNKKRIPIII